One window from the genome of Paracoccus zhejiangensis encodes:
- a CDS encoding methyltransferase family protein, with protein MASVTEALLTLAPLTFTRSALRGTGISLTEDAARQLKHQRHRNAAGRGEPGQSDMAQAVNQQKRINLLRLAFLLVLPILLFVPPHLPLYSEGHEVIEAIGTLILIAGVLGRFWSILYVGGHKNAQVMQDGPYSMTRNPLYFFSTVAAFGIGLMLGAFSFAILLASVVGTILYITARREAAFLSGHFGADYAAYAARVPFFIPDPRLYHTRTQVMFNARSLRSNLFDALVFLSFIPLVELIDGFKAAISFTGFNLW; from the coding sequence TTGGCCTCCGTCACCGAGGCGCTCCTCACGCTCGCGCCGTTGACTTTCACGCGATCCGCTCTGCGCGGCACGGGAATTTCGTTGACAGAAGACGCGGCGCGGCAGCTAAAACATCAACGACATCGCAATGCCGCGGGACGCGGCGAACCGGGACAAAGCGACATGGCACAGGCCGTCAACCAGCAGAAGCGCATCAATCTCCTTCGGCTTGCCTTCCTGCTCGTGCTGCCAATCCTGCTGTTCGTCCCGCCACACCTGCCGCTCTATAGCGAGGGGCACGAGGTCATCGAGGCGATCGGCACCCTGATCCTGATCGCGGGTGTGCTCGGGCGGTTCTGGTCCATTCTCTATGTCGGCGGTCACAAGAATGCGCAGGTCATGCAGGATGGCCCCTATTCGATGACCCGGAACCCGCTCTACTTCTTCTCGACGGTTGCAGCCTTCGGGATCGGCTTGATGTTGGGCGCGTTCAGCTTTGCCATTCTGCTGGCCTCGGTCGTGGGGACAATCCTCTACATCACGGCGCGGCGCGAGGCAGCCTTCCTGTCCGGCCATTTCGGTGCCGACTACGCTGCCTATGCAGCGCGGGTGCCGTTCTTCATCCCTGATCCGCGCCTCTACCACACGCGCACACAGGTGATGTTCAATGCCCGGTCGCTGCGATCCAACCTGTTCGACGCGCTCGTCTTTCT
- the rpoC gene encoding DNA-directed RNA polymerase subunit beta', whose product MNQELATNPLNPLAPPRQFDEIKISLASPEEILAWSFGEVKKPETINYRTFKPERDGLFCARIFGPIKDYECLCGKYKRMKYRGLVCEKCGVEVTLQKVRRERMGHIELAAPVAHIWFLKSLPSRIGLMLDMTLRDLERILYFENYVVIEPGLTDLSYGQLLTEEEFLDAQDQFGADAFTADIGAEAIRTMLANIDLESTADQLREELKEATGELKPKKIIKRLKIVESFLESGNRPEWMVLTVIPVIPPELRPLVPLDGGRFATSDLNDLYRRVINRNNRLKRLIELRAPDIIVRNEKRMLQESVDALFDNGRRGRVITGNNRRPLKSLSDMLKGKQGRFRQNLLGKRVDFSGRSVIVTGPELKLHQCGLPKKMALELFKPFIYSRLEAKGLSSTVKQAKKLVEKERPEVWDILDEVIREHPVLLNRAPTLHRLGIQAFEPILIEGKAIQLHPLVCSAFNADFDGDQMAVHVPLSLEAQLEARVLMMSTNNVLSPANGAPIIVPSQDMILGLYYVSMMREGMKGEGMVFTSPDEVDHALAAGEVHLHAKITARLKQIDQDGNEVMQRFETTPGRIRLGTLLPLNAKAPFELVNRLLRKKDVQHVIDTVYRYCGQKEAVIFSDKIMGLGFREAFRAGISFGKDDMVVPDNKWDIVGEVQEQVKEFEQQYLDGLITQGEKYNKVVDAWSKCNDRVTDAMMSTISATKKDAEGAELEPNSVYMMAHSGARGSVSQMKQLGGMRGLMAKPSGEIIETPIISNFKEGLTVLEYFNSTHGARKGLSDTALKTANSGYLTRRLVDVAQDCIVREHDCGTDRAITATAAVNDGEVISPLGERVLGRTAADDVLVPGTDEIIVRAGDLIDERKADEIETSGVQSVRIRSALTCEAEDGVCAMCYGRDLARGTLVNIGEAVGIIAAQSIGEPGTQLTMRTFHIGGIAQGGQQSFTAANQEGTVSFVNENLLENANGELIVMARNMQLHIKNAQGESVVNHKLFYGSKLFVREGDKVVRGQKMFEWDPYTLPIIAEKAGTARFVDLLSGLSVRDETDDATGMTQKIVTDWRSAPKGSDLKPEIIIMDENGEPVRNDQGNPVSYPMSVDAILSIEDGQEIKAGDVVARIPREGARTKDITGGLPRVAELFEARRPKDHAIIAEIDGYVRFGKDYKNKRRITIEPSEEGREAVEYMVPKGKHIPVQEGDFVQKGDYIMDGNPAPHDILRIMGIEALADYLIDEVQDVYRLQGVKINDKHIEVIVRQMLQKIEILDSGDTTLLKGEHVDRDEFEEENAKIEAKGGKPASGEPVLLGITKASLQTRSFISAASFQETTRVLTEAAVQGKRDKLVGLKENVIVGRLIPAGTGGATARVRRIASERDQEVIEARRAEAEAAAALAAPAPEEVIDVAFEDVSNKE is encoded by the coding sequence ATGAACCAGGAACTCGCCACCAACCCGCTGAACCCGCTGGCCCCGCCGCGGCAGTTCGACGAAATCAAGATCTCGCTTGCCTCGCCGGAAGAAATTCTGGCCTGGTCCTTTGGCGAGGTGAAAAAGCCTGAAACCATCAACTACCGCACGTTCAAGCCCGAGCGTGACGGTCTCTTCTGCGCGCGCATCTTTGGCCCGATCAAGGATTACGAATGCCTTTGCGGCAAGTACAAGCGCATGAAGTATCGCGGCCTCGTCTGCGAGAAATGCGGCGTTGAAGTCACGCTGCAGAAGGTCCGCCGCGAGCGCATGGGCCATATCGAACTGGCCGCGCCGGTCGCGCATATCTGGTTCCTGAAGTCGCTGCCGTCGCGCATCGGCCTGATGCTGGATATGACCCTGCGCGATCTCGAGCGGATCCTCTATTTCGAGAACTACGTCGTCATCGAGCCGGGTCTGACCGATCTCAGCTATGGTCAACTGCTGACCGAGGAAGAATTCCTCGATGCGCAGGACCAGTTCGGCGCCGACGCCTTCACCGCCGATATCGGCGCCGAGGCGATCCGCACCATGCTGGCCAACATCGATCTGGAATCGACCGCCGACCAGCTGCGCGAGGAGCTGAAGGAAGCCACCGGCGAGCTGAAGCCGAAGAAGATCATCAAGCGGCTGAAGATCGTCGAGTCGTTCCTCGAGTCTGGCAACCGGCCCGAGTGGATGGTGCTGACCGTTATCCCGGTCATCCCGCCGGAACTGCGTCCGCTGGTTCCGCTGGATGGCGGCCGTTTCGCCACCTCGGACCTGAACGACCTCTATCGCCGGGTGATCAACCGCAACAACCGCCTGAAGCGGCTGATCGAACTGCGTGCGCCCGACATCATCGTCCGCAACGAAAAGCGGATGCTGCAGGAATCGGTCGATGCGCTGTTCGACAACGGCCGTCGTGGCCGGGTCATCACCGGCAACAACCGCCGCCCGCTGAAATCGCTCAGCGACATGCTGAAGGGCAAGCAGGGCCGCTTCCGCCAGAACCTTCTGGGCAAGCGGGTCGACTTCTCGGGTCGTTCGGTCATCGTGACCGGCCCGGAACTGAAGCTGCACCAGTGCGGTCTGCCGAAGAAGATGGCGCTCGAGCTGTTCAAGCCCTTCATCTATTCGCGTCTGGAGGCCAAGGGCCTGTCCTCGACCGTGAAGCAGGCGAAGAAGCTGGTCGAGAAAGAGCGCCCCGAGGTTTGGGACATCCTTGACGAGGTGATCCGCGAGCACCCGGTTCTTCTGAACCGCGCGCCGACGCTGCACCGTCTCGGCATCCAGGCCTTCGAGCCGATCCTGATCGAGGGCAAGGCGATCCAGCTGCACCCGCTGGTCTGCTCGGCCTTCAACGCCGACTTCGACGGCGACCAGATGGCCGTGCACGTTCCGCTGTCGCTGGAAGCGCAGCTGGAAGCGCGCGTCCTGATGATGTCGACGAACAACGTCCTGTCGCCCGCCAACGGCGCGCCGATCATCGTTCCCTCGCAGGACATGATCCTTGGTCTCTATTACGTGTCGATGATGCGTGAGGGGATGAAGGGTGAAGGCATGGTCTTCACCTCGCCCGACGAGGTCGATCACGCCCTTGCCGCCGGCGAGGTGCATCTGCACGCCAAGATCACCGCGCGCCTGAAGCAGATCGATCAGGACGGCAACGAGGTCATGCAGCGTTTTGAAACGACGCCCGGCCGCATCCGGCTTGGCACGCTTCTGCCGCTGAACGCCAAGGCGCCGTTCGAGCTGGTCAACCGCCTGCTGCGCAAGAAGGACGTGCAGCACGTCATCGACACGGTGTATCGTTATTGCGGTCAGAAAGAGGCGGTGATCTTCAGCGACAAGATCATGGGTCTCGGCTTCCGCGAAGCTTTCCGTGCCGGCATCAGCTTTGGCAAGGACGACATGGTTGTTCCCGACAACAAGTGGGACATCGTCGGCGAAGTGCAGGAGCAGGTGAAAGAGTTCGAACAGCAGTATCTGGACGGTCTCATCACCCAGGGCGAGAAGTACAACAAGGTTGTCGACGCCTGGTCGAAGTGCAACGACCGCGTGACCGATGCCATGATGTCGACGATCTCGGCCACCAAGAAGGACGCCGAAGGCGCCGAGCTGGAGCCGAACTCGGTCTACATGATGGCGCATTCCGGTGCGCGGGGTTCGGTCAGCCAGATGAAACAGCTGGGCGGGATGCGCGGGTTGATGGCCAAGCCCTCGGGCGAGATCATCGAGACGCCGATCATCTCGAACTTCAAGGAAGGTCTGACCGTTCTTGAATACTTCAACTCGACCCACGGCGCCCGGAAGGGTCTGTCGGATACCGCGCTGAAGACCGCGAACTCGGGTTACCTGACCCGCCGTCTGGTCGACGTGGCCCAGGACTGCATCGTGCGCGAGCATGATTGCGGAACCGACCGTGCCATCACCGCGACCGCAGCCGTCAATGACGGCGAGGTCATCTCGCCCCTGGGCGAGCGGGTGCTGGGCCGGACTGCGGCTGATGACGTGCTGGTGCCGGGCACTGACGAGATCATCGTCCGCGCCGGTGACCTGATCGACGAGCGCAAGGCTGACGAGATCGAGACCTCGGGCGTGCAGTCGGTGCGGATCCGGTCCGCGCTCACCTGCGAGGCCGAGGACGGCGTCTGCGCCATGTGCTATGGTCGCGACCTGGCCCGTGGCACGCTGGTCAATATCGGCGAGGCGGTCGGCATCATCGCCGCCCAGTCCATCGGCGAACCCGGCACGCAGCTGACGATGCGGACCTTCCACATCGGCGGCATCGCGCAGGGTGGGCAGCAGTCCTTCACCGCGGCGAACCAGGAAGGCACGGTCTCGTTCGTGAACGAGAACCTGCTGGAAAACGCCAATGGCGAGTTGATCGTGATGGCGCGCAACATGCAGCTGCACATCAAGAACGCCCAGGGCGAGTCGGTGGTGAACCACAAGCTGTTCTACGGCTCGAAACTGTTCGTGCGCGAAGGCGACAAGGTCGTCCGCGGCCAGAAGATGTTCGAATGGGACCCCTATACCCTGCCGATCATCGCCGAGAAGGCCGGGACCGCGCGCTTCGTCGACTTGCTCTCGGGCCTTTCGGTCCGCGACGAGACCGACGATGCGACGGGTATGACCCAGAAGATCGTGACCGACTGGCGCTCGGCGCCCAAGGGCAGCGATCTGAAGCCGGAAATCATCATCATGGATGAGAACGGCGAGCCGGTGCGCAACGACCAGGGCAACCCGGTGAGCTATCCGATGTCGGTGGACGCGATCCTCTCGATCGAAGACGGTCAGGAGATCAAGGCCGGTGACGTGGTCGCCCGTATCCCGCGCGAAGGCGCCCGGACCAAGGACATCACCGGGGGTCTTCCCCGCGTGGCGGAACTGTTCGAGGCCCGTCGTCCCAAGGATCACGCGATCATCGCGGAAATCGATGGCTATGTGCGGTTCGGCAAGGACTACAAGAACAAGCGCCGCATCACCATCGAGCCGTCGGAAGAGGGCCGCGAGGCCGTCGAGTACATGGTGCCGAAAGGCAAGCACATCCCGGTGCAGGAAGGCGACTTCGTGCAGAAGGGTGACTACATCATGGACGGCAACCCGGCGCCGCATGACATCCTGCGCATCATGGGGATCGAGGCTCTGGCCGACTATCTCATCGACGAGGTGCAGGACGTCTATCGACTGCAGGGGGTGAAGATCAACGACAAGCACATCGAGGTGATCGTTCGCCAGATGCTGCAGAAGATCGAGATCCTCGACAGCGGCGATACCACGCTGCTGAAGGGCGAGCATGTCGACCGCGACGAGTTCGAGGAAGAGAATGCCAAGATCGAGGCCAAGGGCGGCAAACCCGCCTCGGGCGAGCCGGTGCTTCTGGGGATTACCAAGGCATCGCTGCAGACCCGCAGCTTCATCTCGGCGGCATCGTTCCAGGAAACGACCCGCGTGCTGACCGAGGCCGCCGTTCAGGGCAAGCGCGACAAGCTGGTCGGGCTGAAGGAAAACGTCATCGTCGGCCGGCTGATCCCGGCCGGGACCGGTGGCGCCACCGCCCGCGTGCGCCGCATCGCCTCGGAACGCGACCAGGAGGTGATCGAAGCCCGCCGCGCCGAAGCCGAGGCCGCCGCTGCCCTGGCCGCGCCGGCCCCGGAAGAGGTCATCGACGTGGCCTTCGAGGATGTCTCGAACAAGGAGTGA